From a single Halobacteriovorax sp. DA5 genomic region:
- a CDS encoding electron transfer flavoprotein subunit beta/FixA family protein, protein MNIFVCIKQVPDTETKITPNGDGSYIETSSIKWIMNPYDEFAVEQALLTKAANSGSTVTVVRVGGVKDTEALRTALAMGADDAILVEADDNLDSYMTAKALKGAIEKSGKTPDVIFTGKQAIDDDCLQVPQLLAQMLGMPSVTVVDGCEEAGGSYTLKREVEGGALEVYEVTAPVLIAANKGLNSPRYASLPGIMKAKRKPLAQHSLSDVGVSADDRRVKYSGFQLPPEKPAGKKFDAMDEAAQAGVVAEVVKLLREEAKVI, encoded by the coding sequence TTGAACATTTTTGTATGTATTAAACAAGTTCCAGACACGGAAACTAAAATTACTCCAAATGGTGATGGATCTTATATCGAAACAAGTTCTATCAAGTGGATCATGAATCCATATGATGAATTTGCAGTAGAGCAAGCTCTATTAACTAAAGCTGCAAACAGTGGTTCTACTGTTACTGTAGTAAGAGTTGGTGGTGTTAAAGACACTGAAGCTCTAAGAACTGCCCTAGCAATGGGTGCTGACGATGCAATCCTAGTTGAAGCTGATGACAACTTAGATTCATATATGACAGCTAAAGCACTTAAAGGTGCTATTGAAAAATCTGGAAAAACTCCAGATGTTATCTTCACTGGAAAACAAGCAATTGATGACGACTGTCTTCAAGTTCCACAACTTCTAGCTCAAATGCTAGGAATGCCTTCAGTAACTGTTGTAGACGGTTGTGAAGAAGCAGGTGGTTCATATACTCTTAAAAGAGAAGTTGAAGGTGGAGCACTAGAAGTTTACGAAGTAACTGCTCCAGTATTAATTGCGGCCAACAAAGGTCTAAACAGCCCACGTTATGCTTCTCTTCCAGGGATTATGAAAGCTAAGAGAAAGCCTCTTGCTCAACATTCACTTTCAGATGTAGGTGTATCTGCTGACGATCGTCGTGTTAAGTATTCTGGTTTCCAACTTCCACCAGAAAAACCAGCTGGGAAGAAGTTTGATGCAATGGACGAAGCTGCTCAAGCAGGTGTTGTAGCTGAAGTTGTTAAGCTTTTAAGAGAAGAAGCTAAAGTTATCTAA